One Festucalex cinctus isolate MCC-2025b chromosome 1, RoL_Fcin_1.0, whole genome shotgun sequence genomic region harbors:
- the riok1 gene encoding serine/threonine-protein kinase RIO1 isoform X2, translating to MSNQSQTFAVRRDDVERVDPRQNDDDDDDDDDDDDDDDDDDEWAWSAGGGDLTKRYNRSGAGQANKQTASNRALLPADRSLRRFEHKINLDQLNLADSVVNKVTVMQKRKDADTCRVKDKSDRATVEQVLDPRTRMILFKMLTRGIISEINGCISTGKEANVYHAVTAGGDGRAVKIYKTSILHFKDRDKYVSGEFRFRRGYCKGNPRKMVRTWAEKEMRNLIRLQTAGIPSPEPLLLRSHVLLMSFIGKEHTPAPLLKNAVLSDWKARRLYLQVVHNMRTMFHRARLVHADLSEFNMLYHHGDAYIIDVSQSVEHDHPHALHFLRKDCANVNEFFGKRGVAVMTLRELFDFVTDPSITRDNMDQYLEKMMAAAARRTSAERLDRHRVDEEVFKKAFIPRTLSDVSHYERDVDLVGTEEAESAGDNVLYQTLTGLKKDLSGARMVPALLEDEAASSSSSEDEDDEDEDDEDEGEAARPPPGGNADDTLDKKEKKKLAKEAQREKRKSKVPKHVKKRKEKVAKTKKGR from the exons ATGTCAAA CCAATCGCAAACGTTTGCCGTCCGGCGTGACGACGTCGAGCGAGTCGACCCGCGGCAgaacgacgatgacgacgatgacgacgatgacgatgacgacgatgacgacgatgacgatgagTGGGCGTGGTCTGCGGGAGGAGGCGACCTGACCAAAAGATACAACAGGAGCGGAGCCGGCCAG GCGAACAAACAGACGGCGTCCAATCGCGCGCTGCTTCCGGCGGACAGGTCGCTGAGGAGGTTCGAGCACAAGATCAACCTGG ATCAGCTCAACTTGGCCGACTCGGTGGTCAACAAAGTGACCGTCATGCAGAAGCGCAAGGACGCCGACAC GTGCCGCGTGAAGGACAAATCGGATCGGGCCACCGTGGAGCAG GTTTTGGATCCGCGAACGCGCATGATCCTCTTCAAGATGCTGACTCGCGGGATCATCTCGGAAATCAACGGCTGCATCAGCACCGGCAAAGAG GCCAACGTCTACCACGCCGTCACGGCGGGCGGAGACGGCCGAGCCGTCAAAATCTACAAGACGTCCATCCTGCACTTCAAGGACCGCGACAAATACGTCAGCGGCGAGTTCAG GTTCCGACGCGGCTACTGCAAAGGCAACCCCAGGAAGATGGTGCGCACTTGGGCCGAGAAGGAGATGCGGAACCTCATCAG GTTGCAGACCGCCGGCATCCCGAGTCCGGAGCCGCTGCTGCTGCGGAGTCACGTGCTGCTCATGAGCTTCATCGGGAAAGAACACAC GCCGGCGCCGCTGCTGAAGAACGCCGTCCTGTCCGACTGGAAGGCCCGCCGGCTCTACCTGCAGGTGGTCCACAACATGAGGACCATGTTCCACCGGGCCAGACTGGTCCACGCCGACCTCAGCGAGTTCAACATGCT GTATCACCACGGCGACGCTTACATCATCGACGTGTCGCAGTCGGTGGAACACGACCACCCGCACGCGCTGCACTTCCTGCGCAAAGACTGCGCCAACGTCAACG AGTTCTTCGGGAAACGCGGCGTGGCGGTGATGACGCTCCGAGAGCTTTTTGACTTTGTCACCGACCCGTCCATCACCCGCGACAACATGGACCAGTACTTGGAGAAG ATGATGGCGGCGGCCGCCCGGCGGACGTCGGCGGAGCGTTTGGATCGCCACCGAGTGGACGAGGAG GTCTTCAAGAAGGCCTTCATCCCGCGGACGCTCAGCGACGTCAGCCACTACGAGCGGGACGTCGACCTGGTCGGGACGGAGGAGGCGGAGTCGGCCGGCGACAAC GTTCTGTATCAGACGCTGACGGGCCTGAAGAAGGACCTTTCCGGCGCTCGGATG GTTCCGGCTCTGCTGGAGGACGAAGCTGCTTCGTCATCGTCATcggaagatgaagatgatgaagatgaagatgatgaagacgaAGGCGAGGCCGCTCGCCCGCCACCTGGCGGCAACGCTGACGACACCTTGGACAAAAAG
- the riok1 gene encoding serine/threonine-protein kinase RIO1 isoform X1, which produces MALVVDSVPGQFDDVEEEDSQSQTFAVRRDDVERVDPRQNDDDDDDDDDDDDDDDDDDEWAWSAGGGDLTKRYNRSGAGQANKQTASNRALLPADRSLRRFEHKINLDQLNLADSVVNKVTVMQKRKDADTCRVKDKSDRATVEQVLDPRTRMILFKMLTRGIISEINGCISTGKEANVYHAVTAGGDGRAVKIYKTSILHFKDRDKYVSGEFRFRRGYCKGNPRKMVRTWAEKEMRNLIRLQTAGIPSPEPLLLRSHVLLMSFIGKEHTPAPLLKNAVLSDWKARRLYLQVVHNMRTMFHRARLVHADLSEFNMLYHHGDAYIIDVSQSVEHDHPHALHFLRKDCANVNEFFGKRGVAVMTLRELFDFVTDPSITRDNMDQYLEKMMAAAARRTSAERLDRHRVDEEVFKKAFIPRTLSDVSHYERDVDLVGTEEAESAGDNVLYQTLTGLKKDLSGARMVPALLEDEAASSSSSEDEDDEDEDDEDEGEAARPPPGGNADDTLDKKEKKKLAKEAQREKRKSKVPKHVKKRKEKVAKTKKGR; this is translated from the exons ATGGCGTTGGTGGTCGACTCTGTTCCAGGACAGTTTGATGACGTAGAGGAAGAGGACAG CCAATCGCAAACGTTTGCCGTCCGGCGTGACGACGTCGAGCGAGTCGACCCGCGGCAgaacgacgatgacgacgatgacgacgatgacgatgacgacgatgacgacgatgacgatgagTGGGCGTGGTCTGCGGGAGGAGGCGACCTGACCAAAAGATACAACAGGAGCGGAGCCGGCCAG GCGAACAAACAGACGGCGTCCAATCGCGCGCTGCTTCCGGCGGACAGGTCGCTGAGGAGGTTCGAGCACAAGATCAACCTGG ATCAGCTCAACTTGGCCGACTCGGTGGTCAACAAAGTGACCGTCATGCAGAAGCGCAAGGACGCCGACAC GTGCCGCGTGAAGGACAAATCGGATCGGGCCACCGTGGAGCAG GTTTTGGATCCGCGAACGCGCATGATCCTCTTCAAGATGCTGACTCGCGGGATCATCTCGGAAATCAACGGCTGCATCAGCACCGGCAAAGAG GCCAACGTCTACCACGCCGTCACGGCGGGCGGAGACGGCCGAGCCGTCAAAATCTACAAGACGTCCATCCTGCACTTCAAGGACCGCGACAAATACGTCAGCGGCGAGTTCAG GTTCCGACGCGGCTACTGCAAAGGCAACCCCAGGAAGATGGTGCGCACTTGGGCCGAGAAGGAGATGCGGAACCTCATCAG GTTGCAGACCGCCGGCATCCCGAGTCCGGAGCCGCTGCTGCTGCGGAGTCACGTGCTGCTCATGAGCTTCATCGGGAAAGAACACAC GCCGGCGCCGCTGCTGAAGAACGCCGTCCTGTCCGACTGGAAGGCCCGCCGGCTCTACCTGCAGGTGGTCCACAACATGAGGACCATGTTCCACCGGGCCAGACTGGTCCACGCCGACCTCAGCGAGTTCAACATGCT GTATCACCACGGCGACGCTTACATCATCGACGTGTCGCAGTCGGTGGAACACGACCACCCGCACGCGCTGCACTTCCTGCGCAAAGACTGCGCCAACGTCAACG AGTTCTTCGGGAAACGCGGCGTGGCGGTGATGACGCTCCGAGAGCTTTTTGACTTTGTCACCGACCCGTCCATCACCCGCGACAACATGGACCAGTACTTGGAGAAG ATGATGGCGGCGGCCGCCCGGCGGACGTCGGCGGAGCGTTTGGATCGCCACCGAGTGGACGAGGAG GTCTTCAAGAAGGCCTTCATCCCGCGGACGCTCAGCGACGTCAGCCACTACGAGCGGGACGTCGACCTGGTCGGGACGGAGGAGGCGGAGTCGGCCGGCGACAAC GTTCTGTATCAGACGCTGACGGGCCTGAAGAAGGACCTTTCCGGCGCTCGGATG GTTCCGGCTCTGCTGGAGGACGAAGCTGCTTCGTCATCGTCATcggaagatgaagatgatgaagatgaagatgatgaagacgaAGGCGAGGCCGCTCGCCCGCCACCTGGCGGCAACGCTGACGACACCTTGGACAAAAAG